One Candidatus Scalindua japonica DNA window includes the following coding sequences:
- a CDS encoding F0F1 ATP synthase subunit beta (produces ATP from ADP in the presence of a proton gradient across the membrane; the beta chain is a regulatory subunit): MIELNYQEYDQHSGTVISVRGSVVDIQFLHKLPPINGELRAGNNAVVIEVMSHLSPDTVRGIALTSTSGLYKGTPVKNTGHPLTVPVGRQLLGRMLNVFGETIDKRDPIDGAEKRSIHQPPVPLNHRTTSSEIFLSGIKAIDVLSPLERGGKSGLFGGAGVGKTVLITEIIHNMVGMHSGVSLFCGIGERCREAEELYREMQSAGVLENTVMVFGQMNEPPGARFRVGHSALTIAEYFRDTERQNVHLLIDNIFRFIQAGSEVSGIMGQIPSRVGYQPTLGTELSEFEERICSTKTGAITSVQAVYVPADDFTDPSAVHTFTHLSSSLTKESK; encoded by the coding sequence ATGATTGAGTTGAATTATCAAGAATATGACCAACATTCGGGAACCGTAATATCTGTAAGGGGCAGTGTTGTAGATATACAATTTCTACACAAACTACCTCCTATAAATGGTGAACTGCGAGCGGGTAATAACGCCGTGGTTATTGAAGTCATGTCTCACTTAAGTCCCGACACTGTCAGGGGTATAGCATTAACATCTACAAGCGGGCTCTACAAAGGCACACCTGTTAAGAATACCGGCCATCCGCTGACTGTTCCTGTGGGAAGGCAATTGTTAGGTAGAATGCTTAATGTTTTTGGAGAAACTATTGACAAAAGAGACCCTATTGATGGAGCAGAAAAACGTTCTATACATCAACCCCCAGTTCCCTTAAATCACCGGACAACATCTTCGGAGATTTTTCTTAGCGGTATAAAGGCAATCGATGTGCTCTCTCCACTTGAAAGGGGTGGTAAATCCGGCCTCTTCGGTGGAGCAGGAGTTGGCAAAACTGTTCTTATTACAGAAATAATACATAATATGGTCGGCATGCATTCTGGTGTTAGTTTGTTTTGCGGTATCGGTGAAAGGTGCCGTGAAGCGGAAGAACTTTACCGTGAAATGCAGTCAGCCGGTGTTTTAGAAAACACCGTTATGGTATTCGGCCAAATGAATGAACCTCCGGGAGCACGATTTCGTGTTGGGCACTCTGCACTAACCATAGCGGAATATTTCAGGGATACCGAAAGACAGAATGTTCATCTCCTTATAGATAATATATTTCGTTTCATTCAGGCAGGCTCTGAGGTTTCAGGCATTATGGGACAAATTCCATCCCGCGTCGGTTACCAGCCGACGTTAGGAACAGAGCTTTCCGAGTTTGAAGAAAGGATTTGCAGTACAAAAACCGGTGCTATTACCTCTGTACAGGCAGTGTACGTGCCGGCAGATGATTTTACAGATCCTTCTGCTGTACATACGTTTACTCATCTTTCCTCTTCTCTCACGAAAGAGAGCAAGTGA
- a CDS encoding F0F1 ATP synthase subunit epsilon — MPHIVGKRHYRIAQEIKKTLAFYEDLKVILPTEMLIEEEVVKVIAEAEDGSFCLKPKHVNFVATLVPGLLSFETTGGREQFLAVDEGTLVKCGAEVLVSTANAVQGPNLGMLKETAEKQFMIIDEKQINARSAVAKLEANLVRKFIEIGHE, encoded by the coding sequence ATGCCACATATTGTAGGTAAAAGACATTACCGTATTGCCCAAGAAATCAAAAAAACACTTGCATTCTATGAAGATCTGAAGGTGATTTTACCTACAGAGATGCTCATTGAAGAAGAGGTTGTAAAAGTGATCGCTGAAGCAGAAGACGGTTCGTTTTGTCTGAAACCTAAACACGTGAATTTTGTGGCTACCCTTGTTCCGGGGCTTCTATCTTTTGAAACAACTGGCGGACGGGAACAGTTTCTCGCAGTAGATGAAGGAACTCTCGTAAAGTGCGGAGCAGAAGTACTCGTATCAACTGCGAATGCAGTCCAGGGACCAAACCTGGGCATGCTGAAAGAAACAGCAGAAAAACAGTTTATGATAATTGACGAAAAGCAAATAAATGCACGTTCAGCAGTGGCAAAGCTTGAAGCAAATCTCGTGCGCAAGTTTATTGAAATTGGACATGAGTAA
- a CDS encoding ATP synthase subunit I: MGFTSVFYYFVTPFIAGIFAGLLFHIGLWWTVKALSSSRKPALLTIGSYYVRMGITLFIFYLVMNSSWVRLTVCLLGFLTVKYTMMRMLKPGENVSSFE; the protein is encoded by the coding sequence ATGGGATTTACTTCCGTATTTTATTATTTTGTAACGCCATTTATTGCAGGTATATTTGCGGGTTTGTTATTTCACATAGGACTTTGGTGGACAGTAAAGGCACTTTCTTCATCAAGAAAACCTGCCCTTCTGACTATTGGAAGTTATTATGTCAGAATGGGGATAACACTATTTATATTTTATCTTGTTATGAATAGCAGTTGGGTGCGTCTTACTGTTTGCCTGTTAGGGTTTCTTACGGTAAAGTACACAATGATGCGTATGCTGAAACCTGGAGAAAATGTTTCTTCGTTTGAATAA
- a CDS encoding F0F1 ATP synthase subunit C produces the protein MDVLGLIGIASIFTAGITIAIGSIGPALGEGLAVSQALHSIAQQPDEANTITRTLFVGLAMVESSAIYCFVVSMILLFANPFWNYFINKALEAGTGKLKR, from the coding sequence ATGGACGTGCTTGGGTTAATAGGTATTGCTTCAATTTTCACCGCAGGTATTACTATAGCGATCGGTTCCATCGGTCCCGCGCTTGGAGAAGGCCTTGCAGTCTCTCAGGCTCTACACTCCATTGCACAGCAACCTGATGAGGCAAACACAATAACCAGAACACTATTTGTAGGACTGGCAATGGTTGAGTCTTCGGCAATTTACTGTTTTGTTGTGTCAATGATTCTGCTCTTTGCCAATCCATTCTGGAATTATTTTATTAATAAAGCGCTGGAAGCAGGTACCGGCAAACTGAAACGTTGA
- a CDS encoding F0F1 ATP synthase subunit gamma translates to MQTLSAVNIHHFEQAVKSIGDYYRSIEMGFQVVLKGGKVAVLDQKEERKNGLYAIVFGTDQRLCGGFNEQITTYALERINSSNTVENNNILCIGLRTLASLEEGKQNGAEVFPLPGSLAGVTSIVQQVVMAITDLQEVGKINRVMLFHHKLLSQISYKPHHITLLPLDRTWIDSVRQKKWPCHSLPSFTMDRDSLFSALFRQYMFVSIYRAFAESMASENAARLLSMQSAEKNIEERLEQLNALYRNERQSSITSELLDIVSGFEALRTEKE, encoded by the coding sequence ATGCAGACGCTTTCGGCAGTAAATATTCACCATTTTGAACAGGCCGTAAAGTCGATAGGTGATTACTACCGATCTATTGAAATGGGATTTCAGGTTGTACTCAAAGGAGGAAAAGTCGCAGTACTGGATCAGAAGGAAGAAAGGAAAAACGGTCTCTACGCTATTGTATTTGGAACGGACCAGAGGCTTTGTGGAGGTTTTAATGAGCAGATTACCACCTATGCGCTTGAAAGAATTAATAGTTCGAATACAGTTGAAAACAATAATATTTTATGCATAGGGTTACGTACCCTTGCGTCACTTGAGGAGGGAAAACAAAACGGTGCAGAGGTCTTTCCCCTGCCAGGATCACTTGCAGGCGTAACTTCTATAGTTCAACAGGTAGTAATGGCAATTACCGATCTGCAGGAAGTGGGAAAAATAAATAGAGTTATGCTTTTTCACCATAAACTGTTATCACAGATTTCGTATAAGCCGCACCATATAACTCTTCTTCCTCTTGATCGGACATGGATAGATTCAGTCAGGCAAAAAAAATGGCCATGTCATTCACTGCCATCATTTACCATGGATAGAGATTCCCTTTTTTCAGCACTGTTTCGTCAGTATATGTTTGTTTCTATTTATCGAGCATTTGCTGAATCTATGGCATCCGAAAACGCTGCCCGTCTATTGTCCATGCAATCAGCTGAGAAAAATATTGAAGAGAGACTCGAACAGCTCAATGCTCTCTACCGCAACGAGCGCCAGAGTTCAATTACCAGCGAACTTCTGGATATTGTATCAGGCTTCGAAGCGTTGAGAACAGAAAAAGAATAA
- a CDS encoding TetR/AcrR family transcriptional regulator: protein MQTRKSTEIRREQIVNIIRNIISSKGIQDVTINEIAIHMGTTKGAIYRHFKSKRDILNLLIKNIEETLMDVIDKSADNDPIQYLNNILLNQLTLAKNRRKTSLVVILGAMQFSDPSIKKKIAKTVEKYLCRIEEILSKAVQLKKVNSKINPKTSAIAFFGLIQSSITMWSYKKFNFVPKELHSQLWSIYHQGIDV from the coding sequence GTGCAAACGAGAAAATCTACCGAGATCAGAAGGGAGCAGATTGTAAATATTATTCGAAATATAATTTCCTCTAAAGGTATTCAAGACGTTACCATAAATGAAATAGCTATACATATGGGAACCACCAAAGGGGCGATTTACCGACATTTCAAGAGTAAAAGAGATATATTGAATCTATTAATAAAGAATATTGAAGAAACACTCATGGACGTTATTGATAAATCAGCAGACAATGACCCGATTCAATATCTCAATAACATCCTGCTAAACCAGCTCACTCTGGCAAAAAATCGCCGTAAGACGTCATTGGTTGTTATTCTGGGAGCGATGCAATTCAGTGATCCTTCCATAAAAAAGAAGATTGCCAAAACAGTAGAAAAGTATTTATGTAGAATAGAAGAAATCCTTTCAAAAGCGGTACAGTTAAAAAAGGTAAATAGCAAAATTAATCCAAAAACATCTGCCATAGCCTTTTTTGGACTGATCCAATCCAGTATAACGATGTGGTCATATAAAAAGTTTAATTTTGTACCGAAGGAATTGCATTCGCAATTGTGGAGTATATATCATCAGGGAATTGATGTTTAG
- a CDS encoding NAD(P)/FAD-dependent oxidoreductase gives MTENTLRLKNNSKIAIIGGGPAGSLFANKAIHYAKKSGIKIQITIFESKDFNLKGPRGCNMCAAVIASSLHAKLTRDGIDIPGNIVHQEIKGYYFQTKESGIELYKPNQSSNRKIITVYRGNGPLYSPNTQSYSFDDYLLKHVIDKGVNVIYETVQKLILPTDRDSTATIIYGKRKPYNEMSVDLVVGAFGVNSRMVTAVENLHFGYLPPKTIKTCIVEIPLSKTFIKKSFNNRVYVFALGLKPFRFASIVPKRDYVTIILAGNRDLKKEDLINFLKHPTVREKLPEDWQLPDKFCMCIPKITLSHAKKPFTDRFVIVGDASISKIYKNGLESAYITSQLAARSAFEKGISNKDFQKYYYKPARKLLATDNALGTLILILSDFVTKRNWLVKARLSYVKGKKDSWIANHLNALLWNMVTGDASYKKILIQALHPLFQIKLIPVTIKAFFIDIIKRMVRHKNLM, from the coding sequence ATGACAGAAAACACGTTACGTTTAAAAAACAACTCAAAAATTGCTATAATTGGCGGTGGTCCCGCAGGAAGCCTTTTTGCAAATAAAGCCATACATTATGCAAAGAAATCTGGTATAAAGATACAGATAACAATCTTTGAGAGCAAAGATTTCAATCTGAAAGGCCCCAGAGGCTGCAACATGTGCGCCGCTGTAATAGCCAGTTCACTCCATGCAAAGCTCACCAGAGACGGCATTGACATACCTGGAAATATCGTACACCAGGAAATAAAAGGCTATTATTTTCAAACGAAAGAATCTGGTATTGAACTCTACAAACCGAATCAAAGTTCAAACAGAAAGATTATAACCGTTTATCGAGGTAATGGGCCTCTTTACAGCCCCAATACACAAAGCTACAGTTTTGATGATTATCTGTTAAAACACGTCATAGATAAAGGCGTAAATGTAATCTACGAAACGGTACAGAAGCTAATACTGCCAACTGATCGTGACTCTACAGCAACCATAATCTATGGGAAACGCAAACCTTATAATGAAATGAGTGTAGATCTTGTTGTTGGTGCTTTTGGTGTTAATTCCAGAATGGTTACGGCAGTCGAAAACTTACATTTTGGTTACTTGCCGCCAAAAACGATTAAAACGTGTATAGTGGAAATACCATTAAGTAAAACGTTTATAAAAAAGTCTTTTAATAACCGTGTGTATGTGTTTGCGCTGGGATTAAAACCCTTCAGATTCGCTTCAATAGTACCGAAAAGAGACTATGTTACCATAATTCTGGCAGGAAATAGAGATTTGAAAAAGGAAGATCTTATTAATTTTTTAAAGCATCCAACTGTTAGAGAGAAACTTCCTGAAGATTGGCAGTTACCTGATAAATTTTGTATGTGCATACCAAAGATAACACTTTCACACGCAAAAAAACCATTTACTGACAGGTTTGTTATTGTAGGTGATGCCAGCATTTCAAAGATTTACAAGAACGGCCTGGAATCAGCCTATATAACTTCGCAACTGGCTGCGCGTTCAGCATTTGAGAAAGGCATTTCAAATAAAGATTTTCAAAAATATTACTATAAACCAGCCAGGAAATTGCTTGCGACAGATAATGCACTAGGCACACTGATTTTGATTCTCAGCGATTTCGTTACAAAGCGTAATTGGCTGGTGAAAGCACGTTTATCATACGTTAAAGGGAAAAAAGATTCCTGGATTGCAAACCACCTTAACGCACTCCTCTGGAATATGGTTACGGGTGACGCTTCATATAAAAAAATATTGATACAGGCGCTTCATCCTCTTTTTCAGATTAAATTAATACCTGTTACGATAAAAGCTTTTTTCATAGATATCATTAAACGTATGGTTCGTCACAAAAATTTAATGTAA
- a CDS encoding SulP family inorganic anion transporter, whose translation MSKLDTELQAPKTGIAGIKQNFQKDIVSGFLVFLIALPLCLGIAMACGYPAIAGIFSAIIGAVFASFISNSELTIKGPAAGLIVIAIGAITEFGFTGGQDPAADLHAYQLVLGIGVAAGCIQIIFGLLRVGSLGEFFPLSVVHGMLAAIGIIIILKQFPIVMGGNADGEPFELLFSVPAKIIHMNPCIAAIGAGSLAIMFGIPLIKNSYVKMIPTPMLVLLFAIPLGIYFNISHEHVYSFEGHEYKVDEEFLVTVPGNMFKAMTHPDFSSLLTFSGWKWVIMFALIGSLESLLSAKAIDIIDPWKRKTNLDRDMLAVGIANTVCAFVGGLPVISEIVRSKANIDNGARTRFANLYHGLFLLLFVGSVPFLLHHIPLAALAAMLVYTGFQLTAPREYFHVYSIGRIQLFIFVVTVIAVLATDLIIGIAVGIGIKLLIHYLNGTPLRSFFKLYLDVVQINDDTCTIKVAQSINFSNWLPFKRLVEKAGLAQNKNVEVDLADTVMVDHSVMKKLHEMTDEFRQEGLKLEVIGLDDHKPLSSHPLCIHRRGFEKIRRIIIFTDSCLQSLLEHELNYHGVRDFTTIVCGGYLGSSKRDRVRIEVLALPEKAEHILDQLRKEILPKFGKKYRIRTFVENVAVVMPDYTHVKRSNSWLRLAELPTTTKKLQHQ comes from the coding sequence ATGTCAAAATTAGATACTGAATTGCAAGCCCCAAAAACAGGCATTGCGGGAATAAAGCAAAATTTCCAGAAAGACATTGTTTCCGGATTTCTGGTTTTCTTAATAGCGCTTCCATTATGCCTGGGGATTGCCATGGCTTGTGGATATCCGGCGATTGCAGGTATATTTTCCGCTATAATAGGGGCTGTATTTGCTTCCTTTATCAGTAACTCTGAACTAACAATTAAAGGGCCTGCTGCCGGCCTGATCGTGATTGCTATCGGTGCAATAACAGAATTTGGATTTACCGGAGGACAGGACCCTGCGGCAGATTTACACGCCTACCAGCTCGTTCTCGGGATTGGTGTTGCGGCGGGTTGTATCCAGATCATTTTTGGCCTGCTCCGTGTTGGATCTCTGGGTGAATTTTTTCCCCTGTCAGTAGTACACGGAATGCTCGCCGCAATAGGCATCATCATCATACTCAAACAATTTCCTATAGTGATGGGCGGCAATGCCGACGGAGAACCTTTTGAGTTACTCTTTTCAGTTCCCGCGAAGATAATACATATGAATCCGTGTATCGCGGCGATTGGAGCCGGAAGCCTGGCAATTATGTTCGGGATACCTCTGATCAAGAACAGCTATGTCAAGATGATACCTACCCCCATGCTTGTACTGTTGTTTGCTATACCGTTAGGGATATATTTTAACATTTCCCATGAACATGTTTACTCTTTTGAAGGACATGAATACAAAGTCGATGAAGAGTTTCTTGTCACTGTTCCGGGTAATATGTTTAAGGCAATGACCCATCCTGATTTTTCGTCATTATTAACTTTTTCAGGGTGGAAATGGGTAATCATGTTCGCCCTGATAGGCAGCCTGGAATCCCTACTCAGCGCCAAGGCGATTGACATCATAGATCCCTGGAAACGCAAAACCAACCTTGATCGTGACATGCTTGCCGTCGGAATCGCGAATACCGTCTGTGCGTTTGTTGGAGGCCTTCCTGTAATTTCTGAAATTGTACGCAGCAAGGCAAATATTGATAACGGTGCGCGTACCCGTTTTGCCAATTTATATCACGGGCTTTTTCTCCTTCTTTTTGTGGGATCTGTGCCTTTTTTGTTGCATCATATCCCACTCGCGGCCCTGGCGGCAATGCTCGTATACACAGGTTTTCAATTAACGGCACCCCGGGAGTATTTTCACGTCTACTCAATAGGAAGAATACAGTTATTTATATTTGTGGTTACCGTAATTGCCGTTCTTGCAACAGATCTGATTATCGGTATTGCTGTGGGGATAGGAATAAAGTTACTGATACATTATTTAAATGGGACACCGTTGCGTTCATTTTTCAAACTCTATCTTGATGTCGTTCAAATTAATGATGATACATGCACTATTAAGGTCGCTCAGTCGATTAACTTCAGTAACTGGCTCCCATTTAAAAGGCTGGTCGAAAAGGCAGGATTAGCTCAAAACAAAAACGTTGAAGTTGATTTGGCAGATACCGTAATGGTAGATCACAGTGTAATGAAAAAACTTCATGAGATGACAGATGAATTTAGACAGGAGGGGCTCAAGTTGGAAGTAATTGGATTAGACGATCACAAGCCGTTGTCTAGCCATCCACTTTGTATTCACAGGAGAGGCTTTGAGAAGATAAGACGTATAATTATATTTACGGATTCATGCCTTCAATCTCTGCTTGAACATGAATTGAACTATCATGGGGTAAGGGACTTTACTACCATTGTCTGCGGTGGCTACTTAGGCTCTTCAAAAAGAGATAGAGTGCGTATAGAAGTCCTGGCTCTGCCGGAGAAAGCTGAACATATTCTTGATCAACTCCGCAAAGAGATATTGCCGAAATTCGGAAAAAAATATAGAATAAGGACATTCGTCGAGAATGTAGCGGTTGTCATGCCGGATTACACTCATGTTAAGCGTTCTAATTCCTGGTTGCGGTTGGCTGAATTGCCGACAACTACAAAAAAATTACAACACCAATGA
- a CDS encoding cation:proton antiporter, which produces MLLIFLFYSYGIWIPQGKAENGSITKDLEQVPVNNKEEIHALPVGQRGISLTTLDDRPYPDSVEDKTPSSDAVDEKNLQENPSAKEEDEKFVAEKETSSAASPITPPKLANNEEMPSVEEEMDNHASVTDNKQQENSFDEKKSSSLEEERSSISHLINTEEKESQDREEDDISSPFSESFPVTVHKQKTVSEFGIDDNEITGETSPESEDKQGVVADKDMLSDVKEKKNPSASSRAEIPAHSFDERESLAQEEEEEWQTSKDFGEQQVITSDEETDSQEPPREITTSEIQALPVEQSGVSLTTLDDSEITDDTSPGSEDKQGIVSDKELLSDVKEKETPPITSKINESPDYRKLDISMPLNRGAQAAGEEGDTQEKVRKKTESDEVKPAWEIWHTDPTQSIILAVVIALIAAKLGGWIAGVLGFPGVVGKLILGMILGNIYLLTGSDYFDFLKTMPFLMMLSYFGTLVLLLTAGLHTDLRAIFRVGPSSVLVCLGGMVVPAGLGLVVSHFLLPDSSTGSKVLLAIILCSTSTGLLFAILNELKIMNTIEGRVITGATILTEIIVILSFGIVSGIVVKGGVSLLGISISFGIATFLLITAVIIIFKYGERFGNFLTNRLTEGLNIPIIVILSLLMAFMFGSIGLHTVIGAFIAGLFLRNVKLRNSDEDEHRNVESFIRPFYALLVPILFLRVGAQVDLQSFLNLNAILLGLNITGAAILGKLFCGICPIEKGTNRLLIGFGMAMKLEGTLILAGIGRDVGIFNDTVFSSIIMSIVFTSTICPFLMKKLLFKKNNTSSESICIDPEKTELVKAPLNKRMRLKIFGYLI; this is translated from the coding sequence ATGCTCCTAATATTTCTGTTTTACTCTTATGGGATATGGATACCCCAGGGAAAAGCAGAAAACGGCTCAATAACGAAGGATTTGGAACAGGTTCCTGTAAATAATAAAGAAGAGATACACGCTCTTCCAGTAGGGCAAAGAGGAATATCGTTAACGACATTAGATGATAGACCTTATCCGGATAGTGTTGAGGATAAAACTCCTTCTTCTGATGCTGTAGATGAGAAGAACCTTCAGGAGAATCCCTCTGCCAAAGAGGAGGATGAAAAGTTTGTTGCGGAGAAAGAAACCTCTTCTGCCGCGTCCCCGATAACGCCCCCCAAACTTGCTAACAATGAAGAGATGCCCTCTGTTGAGGAAGAAATGGATAATCATGCATCTGTTACAGATAACAAACAACAGGAGAATTCATTTGATGAGAAAAAGTCATCTTCTCTGGAAGAAGAGAGATCGTCAATCAGTCACCTGATAAACACCGAAGAGAAAGAATCTCAGGATAGAGAAGAGGACGATATCTCTTCCCCCTTTTCAGAATCTTTTCCGGTAACCGTTCATAAACAGAAAACAGTTTCTGAGTTTGGTATCGATGATAATGAAATTACAGGCGAGACGTCTCCTGAGAGTGAAGATAAACAAGGGGTTGTTGCCGATAAGGATATGCTTTCGGACGTTAAAGAAAAGAAAAACCCTTCTGCCTCATCCAGAGCAGAAATCCCCGCTCATTCTTTTGACGAAAGAGAGTCGTTGGCTCAAGAAGAAGAAGAGGAGTGGCAAACGTCTAAAGATTTTGGTGAGCAGCAGGTAATTACATCCGATGAGGAAACAGATTCGCAAGAACCGCCTAGAGAAATAACAACTTCGGAGATACAAGCGCTACCTGTAGAGCAAAGTGGAGTATCGTTAACGACTTTAGATGATAGTGAAATTACAGACGATACGTCTCCCGGCAGTGAAGATAAACAAGGGATTGTTTCAGATAAGGAATTGCTTTCTGACGTTAAAGAAAAGGAAACTCCTCCTATCACTTCTAAAATAAACGAATCTCCGGATTACAGAAAGTTGGATATTTCAATGCCACTGAATAGAGGTGCACAAGCAGCTGGTGAGGAAGGAGATACACAGGAAAAGGTTAGGAAAAAAACAGAAAGTGATGAGGTGAAGCCTGCTTGGGAAATCTGGCATACTGACCCAACCCAAAGTATCATTCTTGCGGTTGTTATAGCCCTTATTGCAGCAAAATTAGGTGGATGGATAGCGGGGGTGCTGGGGTTTCCTGGAGTTGTGGGAAAATTAATACTGGGAATGATCCTGGGAAATATTTATCTCCTTACCGGTTCCGATTATTTTGATTTTCTCAAGACAATGCCTTTTCTGATGATGTTATCTTACTTTGGAACATTGGTACTTCTTTTAACAGCCGGCCTTCACACAGATCTAAGGGCAATATTTCGTGTAGGCCCCTCTTCTGTTCTTGTGTGTTTAGGTGGCATGGTTGTTCCTGCCGGACTGGGACTTGTCGTAAGCCATTTCCTTCTCCCCGACAGCTCTACCGGCTCAAAGGTACTTTTAGCGATTATTCTTTGCAGTACAAGTACCGGGTTGTTATTTGCAATCTTAAATGAGTTAAAAATAATGAATACTATAGAGGGAAGAGTGATAACAGGCGCAACGATTCTTACTGAAATTATTGTAATATTAAGCTTTGGTATAGTTAGTGGGATTGTTGTTAAAGGCGGTGTCTCCCTGCTCGGTATATCAATCAGCTTTGGCATCGCAACTTTTTTGCTGATAACTGCGGTAATAATTATATTTAAGTACGGTGAGAGATTTGGTAATTTCCTGACAAACAGATTGACAGAGGGACTGAACATACCTATCATTGTAATTTTGTCTCTTTTAATGGCATTTATGTTCGGATCGATCGGGCTCCATACGGTAATAGGGGCATTTATTGCCGGTTTGTTTCTGCGCAATGTAAAGTTGAGAAACAGTGACGAAGACGAACACCGTAACGTTGAATCATTTATCAGGCCATTTTACGCGCTTCTCGTACCGATACTCTTCCTAAGAGTAGGGGCACAGGTAGATTTACAAAGTTTTTTAAATTTGAACGCTATACTTCTGGGTCTTAATATCACAGGTGCGGCTATCTTAGGAAAGCTGTTTTGCGGTATCTGCCCTATTGAGAAAGGTACAAATCGTCTTCTTATTGGTTTTGGAATGGCGATGAAGCTTGAGGGAACTCTGATTTTAGCTGGCATAGGGCGTGATGTTGGAATATTTAACGATACGGTCTTTTCTTCTATTATTATGTCGATCGTATTCACCTCAACGATCTGTCCTTTTCTTATGAAGAAGCTTCTGTTTAAAAAAAATAATACCAGTTCTGAAAGCATTTGTATTGATCCTGAAAAAACAGAATTAGTGAAGGCTCCTCTCAATAAGCGTATGCGACTTAAAATATTTGGTTATCTCATATAA